The Chryseobacterium phocaeense genome includes the window GTCTCCGATTGGAAGCTGCGACCCTGTCATAATTACAGGTTTTCTGAGGCCTTTCAGCATAAAACTCAGCGCAGAAGCCGTATAAGACATTGTATCTGTCCCGTGCAGAATCAGAAAGCCGTCATACAATTCATAATTTTTAAGAATATAGTTGGCGATCACCTTCCATTCCTCAGGCCCCATATCCGAAGAGTCCAGCGGTTTTGCGAACGGATGTACAAAAACTTCGCATTCCATTAATTTCATTTCAGGCATTTTTTCGAAAATATTTCCGAAGTCAAATGCGCGGAGACTTCCGGTTTCATAATCTTTTTCCATACCGATGGTTCCTCCGGTATAAATGAGCAGGACTTTTCGTTTCATGAATTACTTTTTTCTAAGAAATTGAGCCTCGTTCAGGTTCATAGCCCAAAATTACGTTAAATTTGCAAAGATTTGAAAATGAATGGAAGATTTAGCGAAAACTTTTGAATATTTAAAGCAGTTTTTAACCGAAGAAAGATTACAGAAAATCGAGCATTTTTCTCAGGAAAGTTCGGATTTTGTGCTTCCTGTTGTGGAAGATATTTATCAGTTCAGAAATGCTGCAGCCATTGTACGCTCCGTAGAAGCCTGTGGTTTTCATAAAGTGGTGGCTTTGCAGGAAGAATATAGTTTTGAACCGAATCTGCGCGTTACAAAAGGTGCTGATACCTGGGTTGAAGTTGAGAAACTTCCCAGAAATAGGGAATCTTTTCAGAAAATCAAAGACAGAGGCTATAAAATAGTCGTTGTTTCATTAGAAAACAATGCGAAAATGCTGCCTGAGTATGAAATCACCGAGCCGATTGCTTTAGTATTCGGAACCGAAATGGAAGGCGTTTCCCAGGAAATCTTAGACTTTGCAGATGAAACACTGGCCATTCCCATGTATGGTTTTACCAGAAGCTTCAATGTATCGGTAGCTGCTTCCATCTGTATGTATGAATTGAAGCAAAAGCTCATAAAATCCGATATTGAGTATAAATTAAACGAAGAAAAGCTGTTGAGAATGAAAATTCTCTGGGCCGTTAATTCAATCCGAAGCGGACAACAGATTTTTGAAAAATACCTTAAGGATCATCAACTGGAATTCTGACGGAGTTCACGAGTCAGAGAGTAGAAGAGTTTGAGAGTGGGAGTGTTTGAGAGTTGTTTTGAGTTATTAATGATGAGCTTAGGGTTATAGGTTTAGAGAGTTTGAAATTTTTTTGTCTGTAAACGAAAATGAAATATTGAATGTGAAACAACACTTGGTGGCTGAGGCTCCCGAAGCCACCAATAATATCTCCCGTCTAACTGTAAATCTGATATCTGAAATCTGAAATCTGAAGTCTAACCTCTAACCTCTCATCAAAAAATAATTCCACGCCGCCACAAATACCCCTGCCGTTTCAGTTCTCAGTCTTTGACTTCCCAGTGAAACAGCCTTGATATTGTTCTCTGCCAGAAATGAAATTTCCTTTTCCGAAAAATCTCCTTCAGGTCCAATTAGAAAAGTAATCTGTTCCAAAGCAGGAATATTTTTAAGGTCAATTCTTTCCAGATTTTCATGACAGTGTGCCACAAAAGTATGTCTTGGGTCAATGTTTTTTAAGAAGTCGGTAAGCTTCACCGCATCATGGATAATAGGAAAATGAAACCTTAAACTCTGTTTGGATGCCGCAATTGCCTGTTTCCTGATCTTATCTATATTAATATTCTTACGTTCCGTTTTCTCTGTAATAATAATACTGATCTCAGAAATACCCATTTCAACGGCTTTTTCCACAAAAAACTCTATTCTGTCAATATTTTTCGTCGGAGCAATAGCAATATGAAGCTTAGGATTAAAATCAGGAGTTCCACTTTTTATTTCAGAAACTTCCAGACCGGCTTTCTTTCCTTCAATAACCAATTTTCCGGACGCAACGTTTCCCTTTCCATCCGTCACATGAATATCTTCACCATTTTTCATACGAAGAACTTTCACAATGTGCTGTTGCTCTTCGTCATTGATAATTACGTTGTTGTTTTCTATATGTCCGTAGAATAATTTCATAGTTTGTTTTGGCTAAAAGGTAGAAAAGCTAAATTGCAAAATGGCCTCTTTCAGACTTTTTTACAATACACTTCCTTTGTTCAAAGTTTTACTTAATGCGTTGAGTTGATTGGAAATACTTTCTGCCTGAATTCTTAGTGATTTATAATTTTCATCGTCCAGAAATTCAAGATCATTTGAGAGGATGAGAAAATTAATAACTTCTATACAGCTTCCAAAAGCAATATTGATAAATCTTAATTTCTCTTTTTCAGTAGATCTGCACATTCCTTCTGCAATATTAGCTGTTATGCTTGTTGATGCCCGTCGTATCTGAGTGGTAATCCCAAACTTTTCACTTTCAGGAAAGTTATGAGAAGTTTTATAAATATCCTTCACCAAATTTCTGGCATTATTCCATACGTCAAGCTTTTCAAAATAAAATTTATACATTTTTCCATCATTTGCTGTGCTTTAAATTTAAAATAAGAAAAGCAAATGAGCAAATTAGCTGATCTGCAAATTCGCCCATTAGCCTTTTCGCAGTTTCGCCCTTTCACCTTTTTGCCCTCTTACAAATCATACTTCGCCGTTGCCGAAATTCTCATATCCGTAAACTCCCCCCTTTCAAATTTCAGCTGGGCTACCATGGCGATCATTGCAGCATTGTCTGTGGTGTATTCAAATTTTGGGATATAGATATTCCAGCCGAGTTTTTCTCTGTTGTCTTCCATTGCTTTTCGTAAAGCGGAATTGGCGGAAACTCCTCCGGCGATGGCGACTTCTTTTATGTTCAGTTCTTTGGCGGCTTTTTCAAGTTTGGCCATCAGAATTTCAATAATGGTTCTCTGAATGGAAGCACACAGGTCATTGAGGTTTTCTTTGATGAAATCAGGATTTTTTTTCACTTCCTTCTGAATGAAATACAGGACCGAAGTTTTGATCCCGCTGAATGAATAATCGTAATTTTCCATTCTTGGTTTGTTGAAGGTAAAAGCGTCAGGGTTTCCTTCTTTAGCCAGGCGGTCTATGATAGGTCCGGCAGGATAGTCGAGGTCGAAAATTTTTCCTATTTTATCAAAGGCTTCGCCTGCAGCATCGTCTATGGTTTTCCCGATAATTTCCATGTCAAAATAATCCTTAACCACCACAATCATGGTGTGGCCGCCGCTTACGGTAAGACACAGAAACGGGAATTTTGGCGGCATAGGATTTGCATCGTCAATGAAATGGGCTAAAATGTGGGCCTGGAGATGGTTAACTTCAATCAACGGAACATTTAAGCTCATAGCCAGAGACTTGGCAAATGATGTTCCCACAAGAAGTGATCCTAAAAGTCCGGGACCGCGTGTAAATCCTATAGCTGAAATAGCATTTTGTTGTATATTTGCTTTAGTAATAGATTTTTCAACAACGGGGATTATATTTTGCTGATGCGCTCGCGATGCCAGTTCAGGCACTACGCCTCCATATTCTTTATGGATAGCCTGATTCGCGGCAATGTTTGATAGAATACAGTTTCCCTTGATGATAGCTGCTGAGGTGTCGTCGCAGGACGATTCAATACCTAAAATTATAGAGTCGCTCATAATAATGGCAAAGTTAGAGAATAATAACGAGAATGAGAATAAAAAATCAGTAGCTGAGAACATAGGGGATCAGGTACAAAAGACTGTTGAGAATGTAGAAGGAGCGGTAAAGGAGACGGTTAAAGAAGCATCTGAGCTGGCATCGGATGCTATTCATCATCCCGTAGAGACGGCAGAGGAATTTGGGAAGCAGGCGGTAAAAGATGTTACCAGCTATTCCTGGTGGGCCAAACTTCTCCTGATTCTTTTTTGGTTGGGCATTGTTATCGTAGGTGGAGTTCTTATTGCCATTAATCTTCCTGCAACCAAACAGTGGGCGGCAGACCAGGCACTTCAGATTGTTAATAAAGACTTTAAATCCGGAATGACTACCGAAAGTGTAGAAGTGGATTATTTCGGAGATGTAACGATAAAAGGATTAAAAATCAAGGATTACAAAGGCCTCGAATTCATCAAAGCAAGAGAATTCCGCGCCAATTCCGACTGGATGTCGCTTGCCTATAACGCGATTTCAGGGAACAGCAATTCTTTGAGCTTTAACTCCCTTACCCTTGTGAATGCCGATGTAAAAGTTATTACCTATAAAGGGGACAGTATTTCCAATTTTATCAGATTTACCCAGCTTTTCGACAGCGGTAAAAAAAGGGACCCCAAGAAACCTCCTTTTCAGTTGGATTCCCGGGTACAGATTATCGATTCAAAGGTGTCCATCACCAGTCAAAATTCTCCGGGAGAACCCGGAAAATGGCTTACCGCAACAAAATTTAATTTAAAAGCGCCGAATGTAAAGGTCAACGGACCTAATATTTCAGCGCTGATCAATAATATGTCCTTCGTCACTTCCAGATGGGGGAAATCTCATTTTGTAGATACTTTTTCTACTGAACTTTCGTTGACGCATGAATTCTTATCACTAAAAGATCTTACTTTAAATACTGACCATTCACTGCTGCAGGGAAATATAAAATTCAATCTTCATGATGGCTCATGGGCGGAGTTTGCAGACCGTGTGCGTTGGGATATGGAAATCAAGCAGGGAAGTCAGCTGAGCGGATATGATATCAGTTATTTTGTGACCAACTGGGACAATTTCAAACCTTTCAATCTGGCCGGAAAAATGACCGGTCCGCTGAATAAATTTTATCTGGAAAACTTCCTGATCAGAAACCCTGATGTCAATATTGCCACTCAAACCATGAAGGTCGACAGGCTGTTGAAAGGAAATTTCTCCATCGAGACCAAAAACCTTTCCACTGATTTCACCTATAAGGACCTGAAAGCGATGATGCCTTCATTTATCTCCAAAAAGATGAAGAATTTTGCAGATGATTTCGGAAAGCTGAAATATAACGGAACAGCTAGGGTAGATCCTCAGCAGGTGTATGTGGCAGACGGAAACCTGATGACAGGAATAGGGCAGGCTAAGATCACTAAGCTTTCCCTTACCGGCTACAGCACCGCCATGCCTAAATATTCCGGGTATCTGGAAGTGAAAGACCTGAATACTTCCGTGATCATCAAAAATAAATCGGTAGGTCTGATTTCCGGTAAATTTGACCTGAACGGACAAAGTTTTGACGTCAATACCATGCGTCTCACCACAAAGTCCCAGATCACCAGCATTGAAATTATGGATAAGCAGATCAGTAATCTCTATCTTGACGGATTACTCGATCATAAAAAATACAACGGACTCATCACTGTAAATGATGAACAGGCGAAGGCTACCATTAAAGGACTGATTGATTTCAGCACTCCAAGGATCAATATGAATGTGAATGCAGACGTCAGCCACCTGAATATGAATTATTTTACCAACAAACCGGGAAGCCAGATTGTAAGCGGCCAGGTGGAAGGTAAAATGTCTATGTCTTCCATTAATGACCTTACCCTGGATGTTGATGCCAGTAACCTTAATTTTGCGACGGCTACCCAAAAATATTTAATTCCGAAAGCGAAGCTGAAAACCTTTATAGAAAATGGCGGACGTGTAATTGACGTTGATGCGCCAGGGGCAGCAAGCGGTAAGATTTCCGGAAGATATAATCTGGCAGACCTTGCCGGAATGATGGAAAACGGTATTGGAAGAATATTGGTGGGACCTCCGCCAAGAAAACTATACAGAGGCCAGAACTTTAAAATGAATTTTGATGTTCAGCAGGGGGTAGTGAACTATTTCCTTCCAGACCTTAAGCTTCCGCAAGGAGCGGTGGTAGAGGGGGAATACAATGGAGACTCCAATGACCTGATCCTGAATCTGGATGCCAATTCCCTGAAGTATCTCATGACGAAGAAAGAAGAGATCACGGATGCTGATAAAGCTTTAGCCGCTGCCAATCCTGACTATAAGATCAACGACAGGGAAAATATTTCGAGAGACAGCGCGATGATCGACAGTGTTATGGTGAGGATCAATACGGCAAACTTTAACGAGCAGCTGTATGCAAGGATCAGCAGGGTAGAATACAATAAAAATATCATCAGGGATTTTGAACTCAAAGGGAAAAATGAAAACGGTACTGCGCTTCATCTTGCTACCACTTTCAAACACGGAAGTCCGGAAGATGATCTGAATGAAAATCTCAAAGCTTATGCGATCAATGTAGACCAGTCTACCAATGCGGCCGGAGATTATGTTTTCAGATTTGAACCTACTGAAGTTAAGTTTAATGATGTCACCTGGGCAATTGATACAAGCCCCGAGCTGGATCATTCCATCACATACAGAAAAGCAACTGCTGATTTTGATATCCGGAATCTGCGGGTATTTTCCGATAAAAGTGCTTTGTTTATTAAGGAAGCCCAGTTTAAATCAGCCAAAGATTTTTATGTAGATGCGGATATTGAAGAATTTGCCATAGAAAAGCTTCTTGAAATGCAGTCCGGAGGTAACCCGATGGGCATTAAAGGCCTCGCCAACGGAAGTGTGAAGATCAAGATGGACAAAAGTACACTCCAGCCGCTTGTAGACCTTACCGTAGACGATATCATGATGAACGGCAATGAGATGGGTGATCTTACAATTTCTGCAACGAACGGCTTCTCATTAAATGTATATGACGTTGATGTAAAAGTAACTTCGGCGGGAGTTCTTGGAAATAACAACCTGCATCTGACCGGAACCGTAAATAATAATACAGCCTCTCCTACGATTGATCTGACGGCTGAAATGCGTGATTTTGATATTGCATTTACCCAACAGTTCGTCCAGACTATTTTTGGAAATCTGCGGGGAAAAGCTACCGGAGATCTTAAGATCAATGGAACACTTAGTGATCTTGATTACAGCGGGGATATCGCGATGAAAGGCTTTGGCCTGAAACTTCTCTTTACCGGAGTAGATTATTCATTTGATGATACGGTGATCCCGCTTTCCCGAGGATTGGCGATCCTCAACAATATTGAAGTGCACGACGGAAGATCCAATTCCAAGGGAACAATTTCCGGAGCTATCCAGTTTGAAACCCTCTCTTCAATGGGGGTCAACCTGATTATGCGGGCTGATAACCTTCTGATGCTGAATACCACCCAAAAGGAATATGATCTTTTCTGGGGAAGAGTATATGGACAGGGGGATTTGTACGTGGATGGACCTGTTTCGGGACTGAGTATCTCTACCCCGAATATGAAGGCATTGAACGGAAGTAATTTCACCTTTAATTCAAGTTCCACATCCAATGTAGAAGAATTTAAAATGCTGAGGTTCCTGAAAGAAGGAAAAGACGGACTCATTACGCTGGAAGAAAAGAAAAAGACCGGAGCCAATATGAATATCGACTTCAGTCTGGATGTTGATAAAGGAACTACAGTGAATGTACTGGTAGGAGATGATGTAGGAAATATTACCGTAAAAGGAACGGCAGATAAGCTGAGGTTCCAGATGGGAAGACAGGGAGCTATTGCCATGAACGGTACTTATAAGGTAGATAACGGGACCTTTGTTTCCAAAGCAATCCTGAATAAAACCTTCCAGATCGAGAAGAACAGCAGCATCAGATGGGATGGTGATGCCATGAAGCCTGCTCTGGACATTACAGCCAATTATGTAAGAATGGTATCCAATGCCGGAGAATATTTAAATATGGGCAGACTGCAGCCGATCAGTGTATTGCTTCAGGCCAATATCACCCAATCGCTGGTCAATCCGAAGATAGACCTTAACTTAACCGCACTGGACGTTTCAAGCCAGGTAAAAGAAACACTGGCAGCCAAGATGAGCCAGGAAGGAGAAAAAGTTCTTCAGTTTGGTTCCATATTATTGTTGAGTACATTTAATGTTTCCAATAGCGGCGGAGTAGACTTCGATGTGGCGGGAGTCGCAGAATCTTCAGGATACAATATGCTTCTGAAACAGCTGGGATCTGTTCTTAATACCATGAGTAATGAATTCCAGATTGACCTTAACTATGTAAAAGGTGATCAGAACTCCAATACCGGAGACCGCGCGAACGCCGGAGTGAGTGTAGCACTTTCGCCTAGGGTAAATATTAAAACAGGACTGGGAATTCCTTTAACGAAAACCGAAGGGACACAAAATAATTATCTGTCCGGGGAAGGTTCCATTGAATATGATATTTCTAAAAAGAATGACGGAAGCCTTGTATTGAGGGGGTATTCCAAGCCTACCAATATAGGAATGGTGAGTACCAATGGTTCTGCAAATCAAGCCTATGGTGGCGGTGTAGTGTGGAGTAAAAGCTTTAATTCACTATTTAAAAAGAAGAAAAAAGACAAAAAACAACCGGAAGCCAAAGTTGAAATAAAAACAGATTCTACAAAATCAGGTAGTAAATAATCGTAATATTTTAATGATTTTTATCATCTGTGTTAATTATTGTTAATGTTTAATATAATTTTTTTAGTTAAATTATTTTTTATAAATTTGCAACAAATACATAGATTTTTTAAGAAAATTGTAATTTAACTAATATGAACTATCAACTGGACGAAATAGACAAGAAGATTCTTGATTTCTTAGTCGAAAACACAAGAATGCCTTTTACTGAAATTGCAAAGCAGATGGATGTTTCTGCTGGAACAATTCACGTAAGAGTGAAAAAAATGGAGGATGCAGGTATTATTTTGGGATCATCTCTTAATATCGATTATGGTAAGCTGGACTATCACTTTACAGCTTTCATTGGGATCCTTTTGACAAAATCAAACCGCACTCAGGAAGTATTAAAAGAGTTATCTATACTTCCAAACGTAATCGAAGCAAGTGTTATTTCCGGAAAATATAATATTTTCTGTAAAGTAAGAGCTAAGAATACTGAAGATGCGAAGAGAATTATTTATCAGATAGATGACATTCAGGATGTAATGAGAACCGAAAGTATGATTTCTATGGAAGAGTACCTGAGCGACAAAAACAGACTGATCAACGCTATTTCTGTATAAATCAAATTTTAAACGAATATTATATTAAAGAACTTATGAAAGTATTTCATAAGTTCTTTATTTTTGTACTATGGAAGAATACACTTATTTTGATGAGGATCCAAAGAAAGGATGGGGTTTTATTTTAGCATTTGCGGCTTTGATGCTGTTCACTGTGATGGGGCTGGGAATAGATGTGGATGAATATCTGCAGCATGAATATCTTCAGATTCCAAGGTGGTATTTTTTCGTGATCTTTTCTATTGATGTATTGATGATGATAGGGCTTATCCTGATGTTTTTCTACAGAAAAGTGGGGATCTTTATGTTTCCGGCACTGCTGGTGCTGCATTTCTTTATGCACAATTATTATCTGTCTACATTTTTGTATACGGATGTGACCAATCTTTTCCTTTTTACAGGATTCGGAATGCTGGCCATTATCCCGAAATGGAAATTTTTCAGATAAGATTTTTTGGCTGAGGGTTATCTCTTGTAGGTAGCTTGCTCATAATAGCTGATGATTTCCTGTTTTAACGGGTTTTTGCTCCATGCTTCCCATGTTACGGTGTAGGGGTCATAACCGCATTTTAAAGGCTTGGAAATATCCAGTCCTTCACTGTTTTTGTGGTTACGTTCCGTGTAGGCTCTGCAGTCTGTGCAGATATACCTGAATTCACAATCTTTACAGGTCTCAATCTGATCTTTGGTGATATTCCAGTATTTTTTAAATCCCGGCCGGGCTAATGCTTCTTCCAGGCTGATTTCATTGATATTTCCAAAGCTTTCACCCATTAACGGACAGTTTTTAATATTACCGTGAATATCTATTCCGATCTTTTTATGCAGGCAGGAGTTATGATTCATGGCCTCCGATACTTTTGAGAGATTAGTGTTGAAATATTTCAGATCTACCTTTCCACAGGAGGAAATCCTGAGAGGTTCTTTGGTAAATTGTACGGTGAATCTGAATTCATCTTTTACTTTAAAAGTTTTTTTTGAACAACTATGAAACATCAGGCTGTACGTTCGTTCCAATGTCTGGCCAAGGCTGTTAATAAAGTTCATATCTACATCATGATGAAAAGGGGAGAGTATTTCAATACCATTTAACACAGAATTTCTAAATTGTGAATCAATGTCCTGGAACTCTTGGACCGACAGTTTTTTGTGACTATAAATGACCAAATGTTTTACGCCCATATTTTCAACGGATTTTTTGATGGTATCCGGCACATTATGGTCATTGATTTCTATAAAAATATTGGAAATTGTACAGGGATCGTGAAATTGATGAGATAACGGAGGAAAATTCCGGTCCCAGTCTCCATCAGTCAGGAAGCCATATTCTTTTTCAAGAAGCAGATCAAGATATTCGCTGATAAATGGTTTAGATTCTGAATCATAATTATCGAGAATATTTTCTATGGATTTATTCTTTAATTCGTCGATAATTTCATAAAGCTCCAGCGGATAAATCCCGGAAGAATTCCTCTGAAGATCTGAGATAAGCATGCGGGAGAATCCTTTGGTCACAAGAATATTACTGAATAAATTGAAATATTTCATATCGTTATGGGAATCTGTTGTTTGTGTTTTTAGAATGTAATCGTGCTTACACCTCACAATGATAAAATATAGGGAATAATAAGCCTGATGATGTGCTTTTAAAATGATTTAAAAGGTTGAAATACTTTAGATGAATCTTACCAGTGATTTAAAAGGAGCATCAGTCAGTAGGAAATCGGTCTGGTATTTTTCAGATACTGTATAATAGCTGATTAAACAATTTTTACGGACTGCTTTTTTTCTTTTTATGATTTCAAGATATTTAAAGGTAAGCGGAAGCTTATTTTTTTCATTTAAT containing:
- a CDS encoding TrmH family RNA methyltransferase, whose translation is MEDLAKTFEYLKQFLTEERLQKIEHFSQESSDFVLPVVEDIYQFRNAAAIVRSVEACGFHKVVALQEEYSFEPNLRVTKGADTWVEVEKLPRNRESFQKIKDRGYKIVVVSLENNAKMLPEYEITEPIALVFGTEMEGVSQEILDFADETLAIPMYGFTRSFNVSVAASICMYELKQKLIKSDIEYKLNEEKLLRMKILWAVNSIRSGQQIFEKYLKDHQLEF
- a CDS encoding four helix bundle protein — protein: MYKFYFEKLDVWNNARNLVKDIYKTSHNFPESEKFGITTQIRRASTSITANIAEGMCRSTEKEKLRFINIAFGSCIEVINFLILSNDLEFLDDENYKSLRIQAESISNQLNALSKTLNKGSVL
- the gwsS gene encoding grasp-with-spasm system SPASM domain peptide maturase produces the protein MKYFNLFSNILVTKGFSRMLISDLQRNSSGIYPLELYEIIDELKNKSIENILDNYDSESKPFISEYLDLLLEKEYGFLTDGDWDRNFPPLSHQFHDPCTISNIFIEINDHNVPDTIKKSVENMGVKHLVIYSHKKLSVQEFQDIDSQFRNSVLNGIEILSPFHHDVDMNFINSLGQTLERTYSLMFHSCSKKTFKVKDEFRFTVQFTKEPLRISSCGKVDLKYFNTNLSKVSEAMNHNSCLHKKIGIDIHGNIKNCPLMGESFGNINEISLEEALARPGFKKYWNITKDQIETCKDCEFRYICTDCRAYTERNHKNSEGLDISKPLKCGYDPYTVTWEAWSKNPLKQEIISYYEQATYKR
- the tsaD gene encoding tRNA (adenosine(37)-N6)-threonylcarbamoyltransferase complex transferase subunit TsaD, whose translation is MSDSIILGIESSCDDTSAAIIKGNCILSNIAANQAIHKEYGGVVPELASRAHQQNIIPVVEKSITKANIQQNAISAIGFTRGPGLLGSLLVGTSFAKSLAMSLNVPLIEVNHLQAHILAHFIDDANPMPPKFPFLCLTVSGGHTMIVVVKDYFDMEIIGKTIDDAAGEAFDKIGKIFDLDYPAGPIIDRLAKEGNPDAFTFNKPRMENYDYSFSGIKTSVLYFIQKEVKKNPDFIKENLNDLCASIQRTIIEILMAKLEKAAKELNIKEVAIAGGVSANSALRKAMEDNREKLGWNIYIPKFEYTTDNAAMIAMVAQLKFERGEFTDMRISATAKYDL
- a CDS encoding RsmE family RNA methyltransferase; the protein is MKLFYGHIENNNVIINDEEQQHIVKVLRMKNGEDIHVTDGKGNVASGKLVIEGKKAGLEVSEIKSGTPDFNPKLHIAIAPTKNIDRIEFFVEKAVEMGISEISIIITEKTERKNINIDKIRKQAIAASKQSLRFHFPIIHDAVKLTDFLKNIDPRHTFVAHCHENLERIDLKNIPALEQITFLIGPEGDFSEKEISFLAENNIKAVSLGSQRLRTETAGVFVAAWNYFLMRG
- a CDS encoding translocation/assembly module TamB domain-containing protein; translation: MAKLENNNENENKKSVAENIGDQVQKTVENVEGAVKETVKEASELASDAIHHPVETAEEFGKQAVKDVTSYSWWAKLLLILFWLGIVIVGGVLIAINLPATKQWAADQALQIVNKDFKSGMTTESVEVDYFGDVTIKGLKIKDYKGLEFIKAREFRANSDWMSLAYNAISGNSNSLSFNSLTLVNADVKVITYKGDSISNFIRFTQLFDSGKKRDPKKPPFQLDSRVQIIDSKVSITSQNSPGEPGKWLTATKFNLKAPNVKVNGPNISALINNMSFVTSRWGKSHFVDTFSTELSLTHEFLSLKDLTLNTDHSLLQGNIKFNLHDGSWAEFADRVRWDMEIKQGSQLSGYDISYFVTNWDNFKPFNLAGKMTGPLNKFYLENFLIRNPDVNIATQTMKVDRLLKGNFSIETKNLSTDFTYKDLKAMMPSFISKKMKNFADDFGKLKYNGTARVDPQQVYVADGNLMTGIGQAKITKLSLTGYSTAMPKYSGYLEVKDLNTSVIIKNKSVGLISGKFDLNGQSFDVNTMRLTTKSQITSIEIMDKQISNLYLDGLLDHKKYNGLITVNDEQAKATIKGLIDFSTPRINMNVNADVSHLNMNYFTNKPGSQIVSGQVEGKMSMSSINDLTLDVDASNLNFATATQKYLIPKAKLKTFIENGGRVIDVDAPGAASGKISGRYNLADLAGMMENGIGRILVGPPPRKLYRGQNFKMNFDVQQGVVNYFLPDLKLPQGAVVEGEYNGDSNDLILNLDANSLKYLMTKKEEITDADKALAAANPDYKINDRENISRDSAMIDSVMVRINTANFNEQLYARISRVEYNKNIIRDFELKGKNENGTALHLATTFKHGSPEDDLNENLKAYAINVDQSTNAAGDYVFRFEPTEVKFNDVTWAIDTSPELDHSITYRKATADFDIRNLRVFSDKSALFIKEAQFKSAKDFYVDADIEEFAIEKLLEMQSGGNPMGIKGLANGSVKIKMDKSTLQPLVDLTVDDIMMNGNEMGDLTISATNGFSLNVYDVDVKVTSAGVLGNNNLHLTGTVNNNTASPTIDLTAEMRDFDIAFTQQFVQTIFGNLRGKATGDLKINGTLSDLDYSGDIAMKGFGLKLLFTGVDYSFDDTVIPLSRGLAILNNIEVHDGRSNSKGTISGAIQFETLSSMGVNLIMRADNLLMLNTTQKEYDLFWGRVYGQGDLYVDGPVSGLSISTPNMKALNGSNFTFNSSSTSNVEEFKMLRFLKEGKDGLITLEEKKKTGANMNIDFSLDVDKGTTVNVLVGDDVGNITVKGTADKLRFQMGRQGAIAMNGTYKVDNGTFVSKAILNKTFQIEKNSSIRWDGDAMKPALDITANYVRMVSNAGEYLNMGRLQPISVLLQANITQSLVNPKIDLNLTALDVSSQVKETLAAKMSQEGEKVLQFGSILLLSTFNVSNSGGVDFDVAGVAESSGYNMLLKQLGSVLNTMSNEFQIDLNYVKGDQNSNTGDRANAGVSVALSPRVNIKTGLGIPLTKTEGTQNNYLSGEGSIEYDISKKNDGSLVLRGYSKPTNIGMVSTNGSANQAYGGGVVWSKSFNSLFKKKKKDKKQPEAKVEIKTDSTKSGSK
- a CDS encoding Lrp/AsnC family transcriptional regulator, with the protein product MNYQLDEIDKKILDFLVENTRMPFTEIAKQMDVSAGTIHVRVKKMEDAGIILGSSLNIDYGKLDYHFTAFIGILLTKSNRTQEVLKELSILPNVIEASVISGKYNIFCKVRAKNTEDAKRIIYQIDDIQDVMRTESMISMEEYLSDKNRLINAISV